One genomic segment of Oncorhynchus mykiss isolate Arlee chromosome 10, USDA_OmykA_1.1, whole genome shotgun sequence includes these proteins:
- the LOC110534131 gene encoding phosphofurin acidic cluster sorting protein 1 isoform X2 has protein sequence MTEGIFFHIQNASSMSERGGIPRTGGTPSPHMQPYKTVTIVPNRPVQMNLYATWEIDRSSPSCVPRLFTVTLKKLVMLQELDRDLTSVVIAVKLQGSKRILRSNEILLSSPGLTETDLQLTFSLQYPHFLKRDANRLQIMLQRRKRYKNRTILGYKTLALGLINMAEVMQHPSEGARVLGLHTTVKDTAVPVAEMRVYSLSSQPIDHEMSKAKMSDRSPDIDNYSEEDEESYSSEQDGSDDPAHSQYLFDEEDDMRKKKHRHKLTSTASITRAHPNIKQKFVALLKRFKVSDEVDFGLEHVSQEHIRDVEEDLDELYDSLEMYNPNDSGPEMEETDSVLSTPKPKLRPFFEGMSQSSSQTEFGSLNSRCSLPRDTLSPQGEQPPSGKMKRSRSRNLDDSETDTLVLTDPEMFLDTTPCITVSVPEQLPRTPMRELRSSKSESHTSMPYTTMPSPRLDGGHTPRQRRGTPMKERRALSKPLSERTNSSDSERSPELSHTPQVPRKAVYDQLNQIFSSDTTLPDSLVLVNTSDWQGQYVSEVLLAQKQPLVCTCCGVEIQAVLTTLLTRIQKFCNCNSSTPPPVKVVVAGGQSYLGAILHFFVTQLANKTSDWLSLIRFLVVPLGCHPVAKHLASLDPRYSSVFLDNAWRDLFSRLEPPHSTAPAADGVDVAGRISQYISSVSVTHQLPIAEAMLTCKYKTYDEDSYQKFVPFVGVVKVGLIEPNPAYSGGDSEEAVSVSLAVPSTSPPAHGSPTGMTREAVTPPPSPSLSSGLGSPNMSHGVDTIGLTVDYWVATCSERKKDGERCDKGSKNTLKSAFRSLQVSRLPGGGSTENQPQANTMAMTVVTKEKNKKVSTIFLGKKPKERDVDSKSQVVEGITRLICSTKQQQTSLKVSVDGVEWTDVKFFQLAAQWPTHVKYLPVGLFGYNKTAT, from the exons ATGACAGAAGGTATTTTCTTTCACATCCAAAACGCCTCCAGTATGTCGGAGAGAGGGGGTATCCCACGGACTGGGGGCACACCATCTCCACATATGCAGCCGTACAAGACCGTCACGATCGTCCCGAACCGTCCGGTTCAAATGAACCTGTATGCGACCTGGGAAATTGATCGCTCATCTCCAAGCTGTGTGCCCAG GCTCTTCACAGTTACTCTGAAGAAGCTGGTGATGCTTCAGGAGCTGGACAGAGACCTAACATCTGTTGTCATCGCAGTCAAACTCCAG GGATCAAAGCGCATTTTACGGTCCAATGAAATCCTGTTGTCATCGCCTGGACTTACCGAGACCGATCTTCAGCTAACGTTCTCCTTGCAA TATCCACATTTTCTGAAGCGAGATGCCAACAGACTGCAGATCATGCtgcagaggaggaagaggtacaAGAACCGCACCATTCTGGGCTATAAGACCCTGGCACTGGGCCTCATCAACATGGCAGAG gtGATGCAGCACCCCAGTGAGGGAGCCCGTGTGTTGGGTCTCCACACCACGGTGAAGGACACGGCTGTGCCTGTGGCCGAGATGAGGGTCTACTCGCTCTCCAGCCAGCCCATCGACCACGAGATGTCCAAGGCCAAGATGTCTG ACCGCTCCCCTGACATTGACAACTACTCGGAGGAAGACGAGGAGAGCTATTCATCAGAGCAGGACGGGAGTGATGACCCTGCTCACAGccag TATCTGTTTGACGAAGAGGATGACATGAGGAAGAAGAAGCACAGACACAAACTCACCTCTACAGCCTCCATCACCAGAGCTCAT CCCAACATCAAGCAGAAGTTTGTGGCCTTGTTGAAGAGGTTTAAGGTGTCTGATGAGGTGGACTTTGGCCTGGAGCATGTGTCCCAGGAGCACATCCGTGATGTGGAGGAGGACCTGGATGAGCTCTATGACAGTCTGGAGATGTACAACCCCAATGACAGCGGGCCAGAGATGGAGGAGACGGACAGCGTCCTCAGCACACCCAAACCCAAACTCAG GCCCTTCTTTGAGGGCATGTCCCAGTCCAGCTCGCAGACCGAGTTTGGCAGTCTGAACAGCAGGTGCAGTCTGCCCAGAGACACCCTGAGCCCA CAAGGAGAGCAGCCCCCGTCAGGCAAGATGAAACGCTCTCGCTCCCGCAACTTGGACGACTCTGAGACAGACACCCTG GTGCTGACTGATCCGGAGATGTTTCTGGACACTACCCCCTGCATCACTGTCTCTGTCCCAGAGCAGCTACCCAGGACCCCAATGAGGGAACTGAGGAGCAGCAAGAGTGAGAGCCACACCAGCATGCCCTACACCACCATGCCCTCCCCCAG GTTGGATGGCGGGCACACACCCAGGCAGAGACGTGGGACACCAATGAAGGAGAGGCGAGCACTGTCCAAGCCCCTAAGCGAACGCACCAACAGCTCTGACAGTGAAAGGTCACCGGAGCTCAGCCACACCCCACAG gTGCCCAGGAAGGCTGTGTATGACCAGTTGAATCAGATCTTCTCCTCAGACACTACCCTCCCGGACAGCCTGGTCCTGGTCAACACCAGTGATTGGCAGGGACAG TATGTGTCCGAGGTGCTGCTGGCTCAAAAACAGCCGTTAGTGTGTACCTGCTGTGGGGTGGAGATTcaggctgtcctcaccaccctcctCACGCGCATCCAAAAGTT CTGTAACTGTAACTCGTCCACGCCGCCGCCGGTCAAGGTGGTGGTGGCAGGGGGACAGAGCTACCTGGGGGCCATCCTGCACTTCTTTGTCACTCAGCTGGCCAACAAAACATCTGATTGGCTCAGCCTAATCCGCTTCCTGGTGGTCcccctgg GCTGTCACCCTGTCGCTAAGCACCTAGCCTCCCTGGACCCTCGCTacagctctgtgttcctggacaatGCCTGGAGAGACCTGTTCAGTCGCCTGGAGCCCCCTCACTCTA CGGCTCCAGCTGCAGACGGCGTGGACGTGGCTGGGAGGATCAGCCAGTACATCAGCAGTGTCTCTGTCACACACCAGTTGCCTATCGCTGAGGCCATGCTCACCTGCAAGTACAAGAC ATATGACGAAGACTCTTACCAGAAATTTGTTCCCTTTGTTGGG GTGGTGAAAGTAGGGTTGATTGAACCGAATCCGGCCTATTCAG GTGGAGACTCTGAGGAGGCTGTTAGTGTTAGCTTGGCTGTTCCCTCCACCTCCCCACCCGCCCATGGATCTCCCACAGGGATGACCAGAGAGGCTGTCACCCcacctccgtctccctccctgaGTAGCGGTCTGGG GAGCCCTAATATGTCCCATGGGGTGGACACCATTGGGCTGACGGTGGATTATTGGGTAGCGACATGCTCAGAGCGGAAGAAGGATGGGGAGCGGTGTGACAAGGGCTCCAAGAACACCCTGAAGAGTGCCTTCCGTTCCCTGCAGGTCAGCAGGCTGCCAGGAGGGGGCTCCACTGAGAACCAGCCCCAGGCCAACACCATGGCTATGACTGTGGTCACCAAGGAGAAGAACAagaaag TCTCCACCATATTCCTGGGGAAGAAGCCCAAAGAGAGGGATGTGGACTCTAAAAGCCAGGTGGTTGAGGGCATCACCAGACTCATCTGTTCTACCAAGCAGCAGCAGACCAGCCTAAAAG TGTCTGTGGACGGCGTGGAGTGGACTGATGTGAAGTTCTTCCAGCTGGCTGCCCAGTGGCCCACCCATGTGAAGTACCTGCCAGTGGGGCTGTTTGGCTACAACAAGACCGCCACCTAG
- the LOC110534131 gene encoding phosphofurin acidic cluster sorting protein 1 isoform X1, with product MTEGIFFHIQNASSMSERGGIPRTGGTPSPHMQPYKTVTIVPNRPVQMNLYATWEIDRSSPSCVPRLFTVTLKKLVMLQELDRDLTSVVIAVKLQGSKRILRSNEILLSSPGLTETDLQLTFSLQYPHFLKRDANRLQIMLQRRKRYKNRTILGYKTLALGLINMAEVMQHPSEGARVLGLHTTVKDTAVPVAEMRVYSLSSQPIDHEMSKAKMSDRSPDIDNYSEEDEESYSSEQDGSDDPAHSQYLFDEEDDMRKKKHRHKLTSTASITRAHPNIKQKFVALLKRFKVSDEVDFGLEHVSQEHIRDVEEDLDELYDSLEMYNPNDSGPEMEETDSVLSTPKPKLRPFFEGMSQSSSQTEFGSLNSRCSLPRDTLSPQGEQPPSGKMKRSRSRNLDDSETDTLVLTDPEMFLDTTPCITVSVPEQLPRTPMRELRSSKSESHTSMPYTTMPSPRLDGGHTPRQRRGTPMKERRALSKPLSERTNSSDSERSPELSHTPQVPRKAVYDQLNQIFSSDTTLPDSLVLVNTSDWQGQYVSEVLLAQKQPLVCTCCGVEIQAVLTTLLTRIQKFCNCNSSTPPPVKVVVAGGQSYLGAILHFFVTQLANKTSDWLSLIRFLVVPLGERETGSGCHPVAKHLASLDPRYSSVFLDNAWRDLFSRLEPPHSTAPAADGVDVAGRISQYISSVSVTHQLPIAEAMLTCKYKTYDEDSYQKFVPFVGVVKVGLIEPNPAYSGGDSEEAVSVSLAVPSTSPPAHGSPTGMTREAVTPPPSPSLSSGLGSPNMSHGVDTIGLTVDYWVATCSERKKDGERCDKGSKNTLKSAFRSLQVSRLPGGGSTENQPQANTMAMTVVTKEKNKKVSTIFLGKKPKERDVDSKSQVVEGITRLICSTKQQQTSLKVSVDGVEWTDVKFFQLAAQWPTHVKYLPVGLFGYNKTAT from the exons ATGACAGAAGGTATTTTCTTTCACATCCAAAACGCCTCCAGTATGTCGGAGAGAGGGGGTATCCCACGGACTGGGGGCACACCATCTCCACATATGCAGCCGTACAAGACCGTCACGATCGTCCCGAACCGTCCGGTTCAAATGAACCTGTATGCGACCTGGGAAATTGATCGCTCATCTCCAAGCTGTGTGCCCAG GCTCTTCACAGTTACTCTGAAGAAGCTGGTGATGCTTCAGGAGCTGGACAGAGACCTAACATCTGTTGTCATCGCAGTCAAACTCCAG GGATCAAAGCGCATTTTACGGTCCAATGAAATCCTGTTGTCATCGCCTGGACTTACCGAGACCGATCTTCAGCTAACGTTCTCCTTGCAA TATCCACATTTTCTGAAGCGAGATGCCAACAGACTGCAGATCATGCtgcagaggaggaagaggtacaAGAACCGCACCATTCTGGGCTATAAGACCCTGGCACTGGGCCTCATCAACATGGCAGAG gtGATGCAGCACCCCAGTGAGGGAGCCCGTGTGTTGGGTCTCCACACCACGGTGAAGGACACGGCTGTGCCTGTGGCCGAGATGAGGGTCTACTCGCTCTCCAGCCAGCCCATCGACCACGAGATGTCCAAGGCCAAGATGTCTG ACCGCTCCCCTGACATTGACAACTACTCGGAGGAAGACGAGGAGAGCTATTCATCAGAGCAGGACGGGAGTGATGACCCTGCTCACAGccag TATCTGTTTGACGAAGAGGATGACATGAGGAAGAAGAAGCACAGACACAAACTCACCTCTACAGCCTCCATCACCAGAGCTCAT CCCAACATCAAGCAGAAGTTTGTGGCCTTGTTGAAGAGGTTTAAGGTGTCTGATGAGGTGGACTTTGGCCTGGAGCATGTGTCCCAGGAGCACATCCGTGATGTGGAGGAGGACCTGGATGAGCTCTATGACAGTCTGGAGATGTACAACCCCAATGACAGCGGGCCAGAGATGGAGGAGACGGACAGCGTCCTCAGCACACCCAAACCCAAACTCAG GCCCTTCTTTGAGGGCATGTCCCAGTCCAGCTCGCAGACCGAGTTTGGCAGTCTGAACAGCAGGTGCAGTCTGCCCAGAGACACCCTGAGCCCA CAAGGAGAGCAGCCCCCGTCAGGCAAGATGAAACGCTCTCGCTCCCGCAACTTGGACGACTCTGAGACAGACACCCTG GTGCTGACTGATCCGGAGATGTTTCTGGACACTACCCCCTGCATCACTGTCTCTGTCCCAGAGCAGCTACCCAGGACCCCAATGAGGGAACTGAGGAGCAGCAAGAGTGAGAGCCACACCAGCATGCCCTACACCACCATGCCCTCCCCCAG GTTGGATGGCGGGCACACACCCAGGCAGAGACGTGGGACACCAATGAAGGAGAGGCGAGCACTGTCCAAGCCCCTAAGCGAACGCACCAACAGCTCTGACAGTGAAAGGTCACCGGAGCTCAGCCACACCCCACAG gTGCCCAGGAAGGCTGTGTATGACCAGTTGAATCAGATCTTCTCCTCAGACACTACCCTCCCGGACAGCCTGGTCCTGGTCAACACCAGTGATTGGCAGGGACAG TATGTGTCCGAGGTGCTGCTGGCTCAAAAACAGCCGTTAGTGTGTACCTGCTGTGGGGTGGAGATTcaggctgtcctcaccaccctcctCACGCGCATCCAAAAGTT CTGTAACTGTAACTCGTCCACGCCGCCGCCGGTCAAGGTGGTGGTGGCAGGGGGACAGAGCTACCTGGGGGCCATCCTGCACTTCTTTGTCACTCAGCTGGCCAACAAAACATCTGATTGGCTCAGCCTAATCCGCTTCCTGGTGGTCcccctgggtgagagagagaccggtTCAG GCTGTCACCCTGTCGCTAAGCACCTAGCCTCCCTGGACCCTCGCTacagctctgtgttcctggacaatGCCTGGAGAGACCTGTTCAGTCGCCTGGAGCCCCCTCACTCTA CGGCTCCAGCTGCAGACGGCGTGGACGTGGCTGGGAGGATCAGCCAGTACATCAGCAGTGTCTCTGTCACACACCAGTTGCCTATCGCTGAGGCCATGCTCACCTGCAAGTACAAGAC ATATGACGAAGACTCTTACCAGAAATTTGTTCCCTTTGTTGGG GTGGTGAAAGTAGGGTTGATTGAACCGAATCCGGCCTATTCAG GTGGAGACTCTGAGGAGGCTGTTAGTGTTAGCTTGGCTGTTCCCTCCACCTCCCCACCCGCCCATGGATCTCCCACAGGGATGACCAGAGAGGCTGTCACCCcacctccgtctccctccctgaGTAGCGGTCTGGG GAGCCCTAATATGTCCCATGGGGTGGACACCATTGGGCTGACGGTGGATTATTGGGTAGCGACATGCTCAGAGCGGAAGAAGGATGGGGAGCGGTGTGACAAGGGCTCCAAGAACACCCTGAAGAGTGCCTTCCGTTCCCTGCAGGTCAGCAGGCTGCCAGGAGGGGGCTCCACTGAGAACCAGCCCCAGGCCAACACCATGGCTATGACTGTGGTCACCAAGGAGAAGAACAagaaag TCTCCACCATATTCCTGGGGAAGAAGCCCAAAGAGAGGGATGTGGACTCTAAAAGCCAGGTGGTTGAGGGCATCACCAGACTCATCTGTTCTACCAAGCAGCAGCAGACCAGCCTAAAAG TGTCTGTGGACGGCGTGGAGTGGACTGATGTGAAGTTCTTCCAGCTGGCTGCCCAGTGGCCCACCCATGTGAAGTACCTGCCAGTGGGGCTGTTTGGCTACAACAAGACCGCCACCTAG